From one Streptococcus oralis genomic stretch:
- a CDS encoding G5 domain-containing protein, with protein sequence MSRKKLLKLGISILALNALGVATYHVAPDLYQIPTVHAEETPAEDEEIPDGAERNIALKFKRMLDDVEAFIADYKANPNDEDNKTGLEDSLAEATNYLPTAKKAMKSPEGQKGFVAYEARYNELKAKVEALLAGKTEQPAEPKVEHQEITTTEEIPYASRTENNADLAEGTRNVKQAGVKGTKTITWDITLTDGKETARTKKSEKVTKEPVEEIIEVGTKKTGVETKETVTVEEKVAFKEETKVDPALDKGQTRVEEGEEGIDEVTYEVTKVDGVEKSRKEVSRKTKKAAKNKITYTGSKAVVTTKEVTKTEEVAFRTREVENALLAEGVRRVKTAGQKGVRTIVETVTYTDGKETGREVKSNTITTPAVDEVVEVGTKKVVAPVVTTKEETKTEEVAFQTKEVTNPDLPEGTRRVKTAGQKGVRTIVYTVTYTDGKETGRVEKSNTITTPAVDEIVEVGTKKVASTTTNGDKKDPATTGNQAESTKKEETASQDKKALPSTGTAVSSLLSVIGLAFASLAAFVLRKKD encoded by the coding sequence ATGAGTAGAAAAAAATTATTAAAGTTAGGGATTTCAATACTTGCTTTAAACGCTCTTGGAGTAGCAACGTATCATGTAGCTCCAGATCTATATCAAATTCCAACAGTGCATGCAGAAGAAACACCGGCGGAAGATGAAGAAATTCCAGATGGAGCAGAGCGAAACATTGCGCTTAAATTCAAAAGAATGCTTGATGATGTAGAGGCTTTCATCGCTGACTATAAAGCTAATCCTAATGATGAAGACAACAAAACTGGATTAGAAGATAGTTTGGCGGAAGCTACTAACTACCTTCCTACCGCAAAGAAGGCAATGAAGAGTCCAGAAGGTCAAAAAGGTTTTGTGGCATATGAAGCTCGCTACAATGAGTTGAAAGCCAAGGTTGAAGCTTTGTTGGCTGGTAAGACAGAACAACCAGCGGAACCAAAAGTTGAGCATCAAGAAATCACTACAACAGAAGAGATTCCTTATGCATCTCGTACCGAAAACAATGCTGATCTTGCAGAAGGTACTCGCAATGTGAAACAAGCGGGTGTTAAAGGTACTAAGACCATTACTTGGGATATCACACTGACAGATGGTAAAGAAACAGCTCGTACTAAGAAAAGCGAGAAAGTTACCAAAGAACCAGTAGAAGAAATCATCGAAGTTGGAACTAAGAAAACAGGTGTAGAAACCAAAGAAACAGTGACTGTAGAGGAAAAAGTTGCTTTCAAAGAAGAAACGAAAGTAGACCCAGCACTGGATAAAGGTCAAACGCGTGTTGAAGAAGGTGAAGAAGGTATCGATGAAGTCACTTATGAAGTGACAAAAGTGGATGGTGTTGAAAAATCTCGTAAAGAAGTTTCACGCAAGACCAAGAAAGCAGCCAAAAACAAGATTACTTATACCGGTTCAAAAGCAGTTGTAACGACTAAGGAAGTAACCAAAACTGAAGAAGTTGCCTTCCGGACTCGTGAGGTTGAAAATGCACTCTTAGCTGAAGGTGTTCGCCGAGTGAAGACAGCTGGTCAAAAGGGTGTTCGTACGATTGTTGAAACAGTGACTTACACAGACGGAAAAGAGACAGGCCGCGAGGTGAAATCAAACACAATCACTACTCCAGCAGTAGACGAAGTTGTCGAAGTTGGAACTAAGAAAGTAGTAGCCCCAGTTGTAACGACTAAGGAAGAGACCAAGACAGAAGAAGTTGCTTTCCAAACTAAGGAAGTAACAAATCCAGATCTTCCAGAAGGAACTCGCCGAGTGAAAACAGCTGGCCAAAAAGGTGTTCGCACCATTGTTTATACAGTGACTTACACAGATGGAAAAGAGACAGGTCGTGTTGAGAAATCAAACACAATCACAACTCCAGCCGTAGATGAGATCGTTGAAGTAGGAACTAAGAAAGTAGCTTCTACAACAACCAACGGTGATAAGAAGGATCCTGCAACAACAGGAAACCAAGCCGAAAGCACTAAGAAAGAAGAAACTGCAAGTCAAGATAAGAAAGCTCTACCAAGCACAGGTACAGCAGTATCTAGTCTTCTTTCAGTCATCGGTCTTGCCTTTGCAAGTCTAGCTGCTTTTGTCCTTCGTAAGAAAGACTAA